From Echinicola jeungdonensis, the proteins below share one genomic window:
- a CDS encoding SPOR domain-containing protein: protein MSCFYLCLVLVGTTSAFAQLSRDEKKALKKEIRKMDPEDLKALKEQLKGQEQQIDSLKAKALKLKAVEEMMANQKMAMQTLQEKYDQLEEDYTSVMMEKAHEELHEEEWNHGVVFRVQIGALTQKEYEKEIPSDFAMEVEKNDNMQKMLIGYYRDYEEANTFKKLMRKIGISTAWIVPYKDGKRVKLHEVMDQVVE, encoded by the coding sequence TTGAGTTGCTTTTACCTTTGTTTGGTATTGGTGGGGACTACTTCCGCTTTCGCGCAACTATCCAGGGATGAAAAAAAAGCCCTTAAAAAAGAAATCCGAAAAATGGACCCAGAAGATCTCAAAGCCCTCAAAGAGCAATTAAAAGGACAGGAACAACAGATAGATTCTCTGAAAGCAAAAGCTCTGAAATTGAAGGCTGTGGAGGAAATGATGGCCAATCAAAAAATGGCCATGCAAACCTTACAGGAAAAGTATGATCAATTGGAGGAGGACTATACCAGTGTGATGATGGAAAAAGCCCATGAAGAGCTTCATGAAGAGGAATGGAATCATGGGGTGGTCTTTAGGGTGCAAATTGGTGCCCTGACCCAAAAGGAATATGAAAAGGAAATTCCATCAGATTTTGCCATGGAGGTAGAGAAGAATGATAATATGCAGAAGATGCTGATTGGATATTACCGGGACTATGAAGAGGCCAATACTTTTAAGAAATTGATGCGAAAAATTGGCATCAGCACCGCCTGGATTGTTCCTTATAAAGATGGTAAAAGGGTAAAGTTACATGAGGTGATGGATCAGGTGGTGGAGTAA
- a CDS encoding precorrin-2 dehydrogenase/sirohydrochlorin ferrochelatase family protein, with translation MNELYPVFLKVAKLNTLLVGAGNVGLEKLTFLLKSSPNAHVTIVANWISPEVREMAAQSKHITIIEDDYHEKYLAGKHIVIAATDDKEVNKQIHLDAKERYLLVNVADTPDLCDFYLGGIVTKGNVKIAISTNGKSPTIAKRLRQLLEEIIPDDIDDMVKNINQYRDTLKDDFQYKVEALNKLTKELLTKGKTEA, from the coding sequence ATGAATGAATTATATCCCGTATTCTTAAAGGTTGCAAAGCTCAATACTTTATTGGTAGGTGCAGGGAATGTTGGTTTGGAAAAATTAACTTTCCTCCTCAAGTCCAGCCCCAATGCGCATGTAACTATTGTGGCCAATTGGATTTCCCCAGAGGTCAGAGAAATGGCAGCCCAAAGCAAGCACATCACCATTATTGAGGATGATTATCACGAAAAATACCTTGCTGGAAAACACATTGTCATAGCTGCCACCGATGATAAAGAAGTCAATAAGCAAATCCATCTGGACGCCAAAGAACGGTATTTGCTAGTCAATGTGGCTGATACACCAGATCTTTGCGACTTCTATTTGGGAGGTATCGTGACCAAGGGCAATGTGAAAATTGCCATCAGCACCAATGGAAAATCCCCTACGATTGCCAAAAGATTAAGGCAATTACTGGAGGAAATTATTCCGGATGATATTGATGATATGGTAAAAAATATCAATCAATACCGTGATACTTTGAAGGATGATTTCCAATATAAAGTGGAAGCTTTGAACAAGTTGACTAAAGAATTGCTGACAAAAGGAAAAACAGAAGCCTAA
- a CDS encoding phosphoadenylyl-sulfate reductase, translating into MNKELIDDLSVRVEKLSIVEAISQLCELYPGKVVFSTSLGQEDQVITEIIAKNKLPVNIFTLDTGRLFYETYDLLSRTEAKYKVKIKTYFPKSESVEELVNDMGINGMYLSPENRKNCCYVRKVEPLKRALEGNTIWITGLRSEQSNNRSSMRKIEWDEGNQILKYNPLLDWSMDDMLQYIQDNKIPYNPLHDKGFVSIGCAPCTRAIEPGEDPRAGRWWWENSKKECGLHTK; encoded by the coding sequence ATGAATAAGGAACTTATAGATGATTTATCTGTTCGGGTAGAAAAGCTTTCTATTGTTGAGGCAATTTCGCAGCTTTGCGAATTGTATCCAGGAAAAGTGGTGTTTTCTACCTCTTTGGGACAGGAGGATCAGGTGATTACAGAGATCATTGCCAAAAACAAGCTTCCTGTCAACATATTTACTTTGGACACTGGAAGATTGTTTTATGAAACCTATGACTTGCTTTCCAGGACAGAAGCTAAGTACAAGGTTAAAATCAAAACTTATTTCCCCAAATCTGAATCCGTTGAGGAGCTGGTCAATGACATGGGCATCAACGGTATGTATTTGTCTCCTGAAAACAGAAAAAATTGTTGCTATGTCCGCAAGGTGGAACCTTTGAAGCGGGCATTGGAAGGGAATACGATTTGGATCACTGGATTGAGATCAGAGCAAAGCAATAACCGGAGTTCCATGCGAAAGATCGAGTGGGATGAAGGCAACCAAATTTTAAAATATAATCCATTGTTGGACTGGAGTATGGATGACATGCTTCAATATATTCAGGACAACAAAATCCCTTACAATCCCTTGCATGACAAAGGGTTTGTAAGCATTGGCTGTGCTCCATGTACCCGTGCGATTGAACCAGGGGAAGATCCCCGGGCCGGCCGTTGGTGGTGGGAAAATTCAAAAAAAGAATGTGGTTTACATACAAAATAG
- a CDS encoding sulfate adenylyltransferase subunit 1 gives MSTENRKLVNIATAGSVDDGKSTLIGRLLYDTKSLTTDKLEAIERNSKQKGFDYLDFSLATDGLVAEREQGITIDVAHIYFNTDKTNYIIADTPGHVEYTRNMVTGASTSKVAIILIDARKGVIEQTYRHFFINNLLRVGHVIVAINKMDLVDYEQEVFDEIKKDFEDLIAKSSYTEDQVTFIPVSALHGDNIAGGSDKMSWYKGPSLLDYLEGLEIDDLEGHSAARFSVQYVVRPKTDTHHDFRGFAGKLYGANLAVGDEVTVLPSLTQSKVKAIHFFDQEYDEAVPESSITITLEDEVNVSRGDMLVKSNELPKSEKQLSATVCQVNSKPLQIGAKYILQHGVNQVLAKVDSIEGLIHTDFSGQEPADQLKLNDIGKVNFRLSKPIHFDPYNVNKSNGSFILIDEGSFDTTSVGFIQ, from the coding sequence ATGAGCACTGAAAATAGAAAACTTGTCAATATAGCTACTGCAGGAAGTGTGGATGATGGAAAAAGTACCCTCATCGGAAGGCTATTGTATGATACCAAATCACTGACCACTGATAAACTGGAAGCCATTGAGCGGAACAGTAAACAAAAGGGATTTGATTATTTGGATTTTTCTTTAGCTACAGATGGATTGGTTGCAGAAAGAGAGCAGGGTATTACCATTGATGTGGCCCATATTTATTTCAATACCGACAAAACCAATTATATCATTGCCGACACCCCTGGTCACGTAGAATATACCCGGAACATGGTTACGGGAGCTTCTACTTCCAAGGTTGCTATTATTTTGATCGATGCCAGAAAAGGAGTGATCGAACAGACTTACCGTCACTTCTTTATCAACAACCTTTTGAGAGTGGGACATGTTATTGTGGCCATCAATAAGATGGACTTGGTGGACTATGAGCAGGAGGTTTTTGATGAAATAAAAAAAGACTTTGAAGACCTGATTGCAAAAAGCAGTTATACTGAAGATCAGGTGACCTTTATTCCAGTAAGTGCCCTTCATGGTGACAATATCGCCGGGGGATCAGATAAAATGTCATGGTACAAAGGTCCTAGCTTGTTGGATTACCTGGAAGGATTGGAGATTGATGATTTGGAAGGCCACAGTGCCGCCCGTTTTTCAGTCCAATATGTGGTACGTCCAAAGACGGATACCCATCACGATTTCCGGGGTTTTGCTGGAAAGTTGTACGGGGCGAATCTTGCTGTTGGGGATGAGGTGACCGTATTGCCTTCTCTAACCCAAAGCAAAGTGAAAGCCATTCATTTCTTTGACCAAGAGTATGATGAAGCCGTTCCTGAAAGCTCCATTACCATCACCCTTGAGGATGAGGTTAATGTAAGCCGTGGGGACATGTTGGTGAAATCCAATGAACTGCCAAAATCTGAAAAACAATTATCTGCCACCGTTTGCCAGGTGAACAGTAAGCCTTTGCAAATCGGAGCAAAATATATCCTTCAACATGGTGTCAACCAGGTTTTGGCCAAAGTGGACAGCATTGAAGGTTTAATTCATACCGATTTCTCAGGTCAGGAACCTGCTGACCAACTCAAACTTAATGATATCGGAAAAGTGAATTTCAGGTTGAGCAAACCGATTCACTTTGATCCTTACAATGTCAATAAATCAAATGGAAGTTTTATCTTAATCGATGAAGGTTCCTTTGACACGACAAGTGTAGGTTTCATTCAATAA
- a CDS encoding nitrite reductase produces the protein MQSFRSEIENPVVEKDIIELEKKISLFRDGKIDEEKFRSLRLARGIYGQRQQGVQMIRIKLPYGRVSGEQLKRICEVSDKYSTGRLHITTRQDIQIHYVSLDRTPELWSELEQDEVTLREACGNTVRNVTASEMAGIDPNEPFDVTPYADATFKHMLRNPICQEMGRKFKIAFSSSEEDTGLTYLHDLGFIPKIKEVDGKEVRGFKVLLGGGLGSQPRHADVVYEFLETDKIIPFIEGVVRIFDRHGERAKRMKARMKFLIKDIGLEAFLKLVEEEQKAVPYKSYPIDHKDYEANQTLPNPEIPAVETPEGPAYERWLETNVIPQKQKGYVAIGIKVHLGDFYTDKARQLVYLINKYANNEIRLNLRQNILIRDVKEELVPVLYKELEKLDMVAYGYNTFGDLTACPGTDTCNLGIASSTGAARVLEEIIFKEYPQYLSNKDLTIKLSGCMNACGQHNMASIGFQGMSIKVGKSVIPALQVLLGGGTIGDGQGRFADKVIKIPSKRAPQALRIILDDFEKNAEKGESFVDYYDRQGQMYFYENLKPLTSTDDVVESDFIDWGNDRPYVKAVGVGECAGVVIDLVSTLLLESREKLADAEDNLKAQKWSNGIYHTYAALINSAKAILVSEGKSANSYANIVEKFDEIFIEAGKMDLGSSFADIVYEIKNNEPTEDFAKAYYEKAEKVYHAISDYRAKEVQA, from the coding sequence ATGCAAAGCTTTAGATCAGAGATAGAAAATCCCGTAGTGGAAAAAGATATAATCGAACTTGAAAAGAAAATTTCACTTTTCAGGGACGGTAAAATTGATGAAGAAAAATTTAGAAGTCTGCGTCTGGCCAGAGGTATTTATGGCCAGCGTCAGCAAGGGGTACAGATGATCCGAATCAAATTGCCCTACGGAAGGGTTTCCGGGGAGCAATTGAAGCGGATTTGCGAAGTTTCCGATAAGTATTCCACAGGAAGATTGCACATCACCACTCGTCAGGACATCCAGATCCACTATGTAAGCTTGGACCGAACTCCAGAGCTTTGGTCAGAGCTGGAACAGGATGAAGTCACCCTTCGGGAGGCTTGTGGTAATACTGTAAGGAATGTCACTGCCTCTGAAATGGCAGGCATCGACCCCAACGAACCTTTTGATGTGACTCCTTATGCGGATGCTACCTTTAAGCATATGCTTAGGAATCCAATCTGCCAGGAAATGGGAAGGAAGTTTAAAATTGCCTTTTCTTCCAGTGAAGAAGATACCGGCCTGACTTACCTTCATGACCTGGGCTTCATTCCTAAAATCAAAGAAGTTGATGGAAAGGAAGTGAGAGGGTTTAAAGTGCTTTTGGGTGGAGGACTTGGTTCTCAACCTCGCCATGCAGATGTGGTCTATGAATTCCTTGAAACAGATAAAATCATTCCTTTCATAGAAGGTGTGGTTAGGATTTTTGACCGACATGGTGAGCGTGCCAAGAGGATGAAAGCCAGGATGAAGTTCCTGATCAAGGATATTGGATTGGAAGCTTTCCTAAAATTGGTGGAAGAAGAACAAAAGGCTGTTCCCTACAAATCCTATCCAATCGACCATAAAGACTATGAAGCCAATCAAACCCTTCCTAATCCCGAAATTCCAGCGGTGGAAACTCCAGAAGGACCGGCTTATGAAAGATGGTTGGAAACCAATGTAATTCCACAAAAGCAAAAAGGCTATGTGGCCATTGGTATCAAGGTGCACTTGGGCGACTTCTACACTGATAAAGCTAGACAATTGGTTTATTTGATTAATAAATATGCCAATAATGAAATCAGGCTTAACCTGCGCCAAAATATCCTGATCAGGGATGTGAAGGAAGAATTGGTGCCTGTACTTTATAAAGAACTTGAAAAACTGGACATGGTCGCCTATGGTTACAATACTTTTGGAGACCTTACTGCTTGTCCAGGTACTGATACTTGTAATCTTGGAATTGCCAGTAGTACCGGTGCTGCCCGTGTATTGGAAGAAATTATATTCAAGGAATATCCACAATATTTGTCCAATAAGGACCTGACCATCAAATTGTCAGGGTGTATGAACGCCTGTGGTCAGCACAATATGGCTTCTATTGGCTTCCAGGGCATGTCCATCAAGGTGGGCAAATCCGTGATTCCTGCCCTTCAGGTATTGTTGGGTGGAGGAACTATAGGTGACGGCCAAGGAAGGTTTGCAGACAAAGTGATCAAGATCCCAAGTAAAAGAGCTCCTCAAGCACTAAGAATCATTTTGGATGATTTTGAGAAAAATGCTGAAAAAGGGGAAAGCTTTGTGGACTACTATGACCGTCAAGGCCAGATGTATTTCTATGAAAATCTTAAGCCTTTGACCAGTACAGACGATGTAGTAGAATCCGACTTTATTGATTGGGGCAATGACCGTCCTTATGTCAAAGCGGTGGGAGTAGGTGAATGTGCCGGTGTAGTGATTGATTTGGTTTCTACCTTGCTTTTGGAATCCAGGGAAAAACTGGCCGATGCTGAGGACAACCTTAAAGCGCAAAAATGGTCCAATGGTATTTACCATACCTATGCCGCGTTGATCAATTCTGCGAAAGCCATTTTGGTTTCTGAAGGAAAATCAGCCAATTCCTACGCTAACATTGTAGAGAAGTTTGATGAAATATTTATAGAAGCGGGTAAAATGGATTTGGGCAGCAGCTTTGCTGACATTGTTTATGAAATCAAAAACAATGAACCAACCGAAGATTTTGCCAAAGCTTACTATGAAAAAGCTGAAAAGGTATATCATGCCATCAGCGATTACCGAGCCAAGGAGGTACAAGCATGA
- a CDS encoding RrF2 family transcriptional regulator, which produces MLSKKTKYAFHALTYLGKHQEDGSVLIQDIAAEYGISHKFLENILLELKKAGLLGSKKGKGGGYYLIKEPHEIPLSRVIRLLDGPIALLPCVSLNYYEPCEECRDQDVCGLNKVMIQVRDETLNILENKTLADILDKD; this is translated from the coding sequence ATGCTATCCAAGAAAACAAAATATGCGTTTCATGCGTTGACCTACCTGGGAAAACACCAGGAGGACGGTTCGGTTCTGATTCAGGATATTGCTGCCGAATACGGCATTTCTCATAAATTCTTAGAAAATATCCTTTTGGAATTGAAAAAGGCGGGTCTATTGGGAAGTAAAAAAGGAAAAGGGGGAGGTTATTATCTTATTAAAGAACCCCATGAAATTCCACTTTCCAGGGTAATCCGTTTACTCGACGGGCCAATTGCATTATTGCCATGTGTGAGTTTGAACTACTACGAGCCTTGTGAAGAATGTAGGGACCAAGATGTTTGCGGTTTGAATAAGGTAATGATCCAGGTGAGAGATGAAACACTTAATATACTGGAAAACAAGACCTTGGCAGATATTTTGGATAAGGATTAA
- a CDS encoding DUF2061 domain-containing protein, translating into MIFDQPLRRIFADNEGRDSNAKSVIKSISWRLVGTIDTMVISYWVTGQVDMALSIGSIEVVSKMVLYYLHERVWEKAAQN; encoded by the coding sequence ATGATTTTTGATCAGCCTCTTCGAAGAATATTTGCAGATAATGAAGGAAGGGATAGCAACGCCAAGAGCGTGATCAAGTCCATATCCTGGAGGTTGGTGGGAACCATAGATACCATGGTGATTTCTTATTGGGTGACCGGCCAGGTCGATATGGCCCTATCCATTGGATCTATTGAGGTTGTCAGTAAAATGGTCCTTTATTACCTTCACGAACGTGTTTGGGAAAAAGCCGCACAAAACTAA
- a CDS encoding RidA family protein: protein MAKEIIYSKEAPAPIGPYSQAVKVENTLFVSGQIALDAETGELVNENITEETHAVMKNIDAILNAAGYNFGDVVKCSIFIKSMDEFTTINDAYGQYFNNNPPARETVEVSKLPKNVNVEISCIAYKS, encoded by the coding sequence ATGGCAAAAGAAATTATTTATTCTAAGGAAGCCCCTGCTCCCATCGGCCCCTATAGCCAAGCGGTAAAAGTAGAAAATACTCTTTTTGTTTCTGGGCAAATTGCTTTGGATGCAGAGACTGGAGAGCTTGTCAATGAAAACATTACTGAGGAAACACATGCCGTAATGAAAAATATTGATGCCATCCTCAATGCAGCAGGTTATAATTTTGGAGATGTGGTAAAATGTTCTATTTTTATTAAAAGCATGGATGAATTTACCACCATCAATGATGCCTATGGGCAATATTTCAATAACAATCCCCCAGCCCGTGAAACGGTGGAAGTAAGCAAATTGCCCAAAAATGTAAATGTGGAAATCTCCTGCATCGCTTACAAATCCTAA
- the fumC gene encoding class II fumarate hydratase, with protein MKYRVEKDTMGPVEVPADKYWGAQTQRSINNFKIGGERNRMPLEITHAFAILKKSAALTNAELGVLPQDKADTIAKVCDEILEGQLDDQFPLVIWQTGSGTQSNMNANEVIAYRGHVLLGGSLEDEQKKIHPNDDVNKSQSSNDTFPTAMHIAAYKMVVETTIPGVQKLRDTLKAKSDKFMDVVKIGRTHFMDATPLTLGQEFSGYVAQLDHGLRALKNTLAHLSELALGGTAVGTGLNTPKGYAELVAKKIAEFSGQPFVTAPNKFEALAAHDAIVETHGALKQLAVSLMKIANDIRMLSSGPRSGIGEILIPENEPGSSIMPGKVNPTQAEAMTMVCAQVIGNDTAVSVGGSNGHFELNVFKPMLVHNLLTSARLIGDACVSFHDNCVIGIEPNTPFIQKHLENSLMLVTALNTHIGYEKAAAIAKKAHKEGTSLREAALDLGYLTDEQFDEWVKPEDMIGGLK; from the coding sequence ATGAAATACAGAGTAGAAAAAGACACCATGGGCCCTGTGGAAGTCCCTGCGGACAAATACTGGGGAGCCCAAACCCAAAGATCCATCAATAACTTTAAAATCGGAGGTGAACGCAACCGGATGCCTCTTGAAATTACCCATGCCTTTGCTATCCTGAAAAAATCTGCTGCTTTGACCAATGCAGAGTTGGGCGTGTTGCCTCAGGACAAAGCAGATACCATTGCCAAAGTTTGTGATGAGATCCTTGAAGGCCAATTGGATGACCAGTTTCCATTGGTGATCTGGCAAACCGGTTCCGGTACCCAATCCAATATGAATGCCAATGAGGTGATTGCTTACCGTGGGCATGTGCTTTTAGGTGGTAGCCTGGAAGATGAACAGAAAAAAATCCACCCCAATGATGATGTGAACAAATCACAATCATCCAATGATACTTTCCCAACTGCCATGCACATTGCGGCCTACAAAATGGTTGTGGAAACCACCATCCCTGGGGTTCAAAAACTAAGGGATACGCTGAAGGCCAAGTCCGATAAATTTATGGATGTGGTGAAAATCGGACGTACCCACTTTATGGATGCAACGCCATTGACTTTGGGACAGGAATTTTCAGGTTATGTGGCGCAGTTGGATCATGGCCTTAGAGCTTTGAAAAATACCCTGGCCCACCTTTCTGAATTGGCCTTGGGAGGAACTGCAGTAGGTACAGGCTTGAATACCCCTAAAGGTTATGCGGAGTTGGTGGCCAAAAAGATTGCTGAATTTTCTGGCCAACCATTTGTTACTGCTCCTAATAAATTTGAAGCCTTGGCGGCTCATGATGCGATTGTTGAAACCCATGGTGCTTTGAAGCAATTGGCGGTTAGCTTGATGAAAATTGCCAATGATATCAGGATGCTTTCTTCCGGCCCCCGTTCAGGAATCGGTGAAATATTGATTCCTGAGAATGAGCCCGGTTCTTCTATCATGCCAGGGAAAGTAAACCCAACCCAGGCTGAAGCCATGACCATGGTTTGTGCCCAGGTAATTGGTAATGATACGGCAGTTTCAGTGGGTGGCTCCAATGGCCATTTTGAACTGAATGTGTTCAAGCCTATGTTGGTGCACAACTTGTTGACTTCTGCCCGTCTTATCGGAGATGCCTGTGTGTCTTTCCATGACAATTGTGTTATTGGTATTGAGCCAAATACGCCATTTATCCAGAAGCACCTGGAAAACTCATTGATGTTGGTAACTGCCCTCAATACCCATATCGGTTATGAAAAGGCGGCTGCCATTGCTAAAAAAGCCCATAAAGAAGGAACCAGCTTGAGAGAGGCAGCCTTGGATTTGGGTTACCTTACTGATGAGCAATTTGACGAATGGGTAAAACCAGAAGATATGATTGGAGGTTTGAAGTAA
- the cobA gene encoding uroporphyrinogen-III C-methyltransferase, with product MTTSITPKLTLVGAGPGDPELITLKGILALGKADVILYDALVDKSLLKHATKNALKVFVGKRHGSKNNPQEDTNSLIVHYALKYGHVVRLKGGDPFVFGRGAEEIDHVKQYGIETEVIPGITSSVAVPASQGIPVTKRGISESFWVITGTTSSGQLSRDIQIASQSTATVVILMGTRKLSEIVQAYSNAGKKECPIALIQNGTTPQEKVVAGTIHDIEQKVKETGIGAPAVIIVGEVVRESLKMAALYQEVINSL from the coding sequence ATGACAACAAGCATCACGCCGAAATTAACGCTGGTAGGTGCCGGCCCTGGTGATCCAGAATTGATCACCCTAAAAGGGATTTTGGCCCTTGGCAAAGCGGATGTGATACTTTATGATGCCTTAGTTGATAAATCTTTATTGAAGCATGCCACAAAAAATGCCCTCAAGGTCTTTGTGGGCAAGAGGCATGGCAGTAAAAATAACCCTCAAGAAGACACCAATAGCCTGATCGTCCACTATGCCCTTAAATATGGGCATGTGGTCAGGCTCAAAGGTGGCGATCCCTTTGTTTTTGGAAGGGGAGCAGAGGAAATTGACCATGTAAAGCAATATGGTATTGAAACCGAGGTCATCCCTGGTATTACTTCCAGCGTGGCCGTGCCTGCTTCACAGGGGATTCCGGTTACCAAAAGAGGGATTTCTGAAAGCTTTTGGGTAATAACAGGAACCACTTCTTCTGGGCAATTGTCCAGGGATATCCAAATAGCTTCACAGTCCACCGCAACTGTGGTGATCCTTATGGGCACTAGGAAGCTTTCTGAAATTGTCCAAGCTTATTCAAATGCCGGCAAAAAAGAATGCCCCATTGCCCTGATCCAAAACGGAACCACTCCCCAGGAAAAGGTGGTGGCTGGGACCATTCATGATATTGAACAAAAGGTTAAGGAAACCGGAATAGGTGCCCCAGCTGTTATCATTGTAGGAGAAGTGGTCCGGGAAAGCCTCAAAATGGCCGCTTTATACCAAGAAGTGATCAATTCCCTCTAA
- the cysD gene encoding sulfate adenylyltransferase subunit CysD, with protein sequence MNNIFVPNPKEAESIQIIREVAAQFERPVLLFSGGKDSITLVRLAQKAFYPARIPFPLLHVDTGHNFPETIEFRDQLVEELGLELIVRNVQDAIDQGKVTEEKGRYSSRNSLQTTTLLDAIEEFKFDACIGGARRDEEKARAKERVFSVRDDFGQWDEKNQRPELFDMLNGRIGQGQNVRAFPISNWTELDVWEYIKTENIKIPSIYFAHKRETFVRDGLIWSASEHVYREDHEEVEERMVRFRTVGDMTCTAAVLSNAETLEEVVDEIRESTISERGARIDDKRSEAAMENRKKVGYF encoded by the coding sequence ATGAATAATATATTTGTTCCAAATCCGAAAGAAGCTGAGTCCATTCAGATCATTAGAGAAGTTGCGGCGCAATTTGAAAGACCTGTATTGTTATTTTCCGGAGGAAAAGACTCCATTACTTTGGTAAGGTTGGCTCAGAAAGCTTTTTATCCTGCTAGGATACCTTTTCCACTTTTGCATGTGGATACTGGACATAATTTCCCTGAGACCATTGAATTCAGGGATCAATTGGTAGAAGAACTTGGGCTTGAATTGATCGTCCGGAATGTACAGGATGCCATCGATCAAGGAAAAGTGACTGAGGAGAAAGGACGCTATTCCAGCAGAAACTCCCTTCAGACCACCACCTTGTTGGATGCCATTGAAGAATTTAAGTTTGATGCCTGCATTGGCGGGGCAAGAAGGGATGAGGAAAAAGCCCGTGCAAAAGAAAGAGTATTTTCCGTAAGGGATGATTTTGGACAATGGGATGAAAAAAACCAACGTCCTGAGCTGTTCGACATGCTGAACGGGAGAATCGGCCAAGGACAGAATGTTAGGGCATTCCCCATTTCAAACTGGACTGAACTAGATGTTTGGGAATATATCAAAACTGAAAATATTAAAATTCCTTCCATTTATTTTGCCCACAAAAGGGAAACTTTTGTGCGTGATGGATTGATCTGGTCAGCTTCTGAACATGTGTACCGTGAAGACCATGAAGAAGTGGAAGAAAGAATGGTAAGATTTAGAACTGTGGGTGACATGACCTGTACAGCAGCCGTGCTTTCCAATGCGGAGACTTTGGAAGAGGTGGTGGATGAAATCAGGGAAAGCACCATCTCTGAAAGAGGAGCCAGGATCGATGATAAACGCTCCGAAGCAGCCATGGAAAACAGGAAGAAAGTAGGTTATTTCTAG